The Candidatus Dechloromonas phosphoritropha genome includes a region encoding these proteins:
- a CDS encoding sodium:calcium antiporter, with product MKELGIPALLLVFVGAGIAIWVAGVWLAKATDVIDDRFGLGQTIGGMLLLSVTGGLPELAITVSAVTSGHLGIAAGNLIGGVAVQTLVLVIADRFVHGSSLPLSTVAASLMPALEGVLVIIVIAITVMSGLLPASAAVGPLGAGSIAIFVAWLVGMLVLGRCRDRKDLNLVIPADSSAASAATGGNLHDKGDGLSGASTAKSVTIFVGASMVTLVAGVLLEQSGGRLADLMGINGVLFGATFLALASALPEISTAITAVRMKSYTLVFGDIFGGNAFQLILFVLADLLAGQPVLTHEGRANAWIGMIGLGMTAIYVFGIMLRMPRRYLGLGADSWAALLFYGLGIWGFLVVSG from the coding sequence ATGAAAGAGCTCGGAATACCAGCCCTTCTGCTGGTTTTCGTCGGCGCGGGCATAGCAATATGGGTTGCCGGCGTCTGGCTGGCGAAGGCCACCGACGTTATTGATGATCGCTTTGGCCTCGGCCAGACCATAGGGGGAATGCTCCTTCTGTCGGTTACCGGGGGTCTTCCCGAACTCGCCATCACGGTGAGTGCCGTGACAAGCGGTCATCTCGGCATTGCGGCAGGCAATCTGATTGGCGGAGTCGCTGTCCAGACGCTCGTCCTCGTCATTGCCGACCGCTTCGTTCACGGTTCTTCGTTGCCCCTTTCGACCGTCGCAGCCTCGCTCATGCCGGCGCTTGAGGGGGTGCTGGTCATCATCGTAATCGCGATAACCGTGATGAGCGGCCTCCTTCCTGCTTCCGCTGCCGTGGGTCCGCTGGGAGCGGGCAGCATAGCCATATTCGTCGCCTGGCTAGTCGGCATGCTTGTGCTGGGACGCTGTCGCGACAGGAAGGACCTGAATCTGGTCATCCCTGCCGATAGCTCCGCCGCGTCCGCGGCCACAGGCGGGAATCTCCACGACAAGGGCGACGGCCTGAGCGGCGCGAGCACTGCCAAGTCAGTCACGATCTTCGTAGGAGCGTCAATGGTTACGCTCGTGGCCGGTGTCTTGCTCGAGCAGAGCGGCGGTCGCCTTGCCGACCTCATGGGCATCAATGGCGTGTTGTTCGGCGCGACGTTTCTGGCGCTGGCCTCGGCCTTGCCCGAAATAAGTACGGCGATTACCGCTGTGCGGATGAAGAGCTACACACTGGTCTTTGGCGACATCTTCGGCGGCAACGCCTTTCAGCTCATCCTGTTCGTGCTCGCCGACCTGTTGGCGGGGCAACCGGTTCTGACGCACGAGGGACGTGCCAATGCGTGGATCGGCATGATCGGGTTGGGAATGACGGCAATCTACGTCTTCGGCATCATGCTGCGAATGCCCCGGCGATACTTGGGTCTGGGGGCGGACTCGTGGGCAGCGTTGCTTTTCTATGGTCTGGGAATCTGGGGGTTCTTGGTGGTGTCAGGCTGA
- a CDS encoding Lrp/AsnC family transcriptional regulator codes for MQLDRYDRHILEILQQEGRISNQDLADRIGLSPSPCLRRVRALEDSGLVTGYRALLDARKLGLSLMALIHISMDQHTPERFANFEARVAENPEVLECLLITGQDADYQLKVVVRDMDAYQELLLNRITRIPGVTGVHSSFVLRRVVDKTAVPVAAG; via the coding sequence ATGCAGCTCGATCGCTACGACCGACATATTCTTGAAATCCTGCAGCAGGAAGGGCGGATCAGCAACCAGGATCTCGCCGACCGCATCGGCCTGTCACCGTCGCCCTGCCTGCGCCGGGTGCGCGCGCTCGAGGATTCGGGGCTGGTCACCGGCTACCGCGCGCTGCTGGACGCCCGGAAGCTCGGGTTGTCGCTAATGGCGCTGATCCATATCTCGATGGACCAGCACACGCCAGAGCGCTTCGCCAACTTCGAGGCGCGGGTCGCCGAGAATCCCGAAGTGCTGGAATGCCTGCTGATTACCGGGCAGGACGCCGACTACCAGCTGAAGGTCGTGGTACGCGACATGGACGCCTACCAGGAACTTCTGCTCAACCGCATCACGCGCATTCCCGGCGTGACCGGCGTGCATTCGAGCTTCGTGCTGCGGCGGGTGGTCGACAAGACCGCCGTGCCGGTTGCCGCCGGCTAG
- the infA gene encoding translation initiation factor IF-1, which produces MAKEELLEMQGVVNDVLPDTRFRVKLENGHELIAYTSGKMKKNHIRILVGDKVTLELSPYDLSKGRITFRHIEARGNTPPPQRRRY; this is translated from the coding sequence TTGGCAAAAGAAGAACTGCTCGAAATGCAAGGCGTCGTCAATGACGTCCTCCCTGACACCCGCTTCCGGGTCAAGCTGGAAAACGGTCACGAACTCATCGCCTACACTTCCGGCAAGATGAAGAAGAACCACATCCGCATTCTGGTCGGCGACAAGGTCACGCTTGAACTCTCGCCCTACGACCTGAGCAAGGGCCGCATCACCTTCCGCCACATCGAAGCCCGCGGCAATACGCCGCCGCCGCAGCGCCGCCGCTACTGA
- a CDS encoding class I SAM-dependent methyltransferase, whose protein sequence is MTSIVKWQEGGVGRGARWRSEAGLVPPAAVDVVDDRISADAAWGLMEGGTALLWNGDWVNVRHLMQALTRRADRLSGLPRDKPPATPAAAFARHRERQRWRAVLLARLLVPVDADYRVSLRRAQDVRQACIEAWGPPSGDASVIALRELLAVVSAHEWRRKGIPVPAIEGRIHPHYGVFSPVRGEYVDLVAGASLPAGCELAFDIGTGSAILAAVLARRGIKRVVATDQDPRALACASENARNLGLTAAIEVIEADLFPTGRAPLVVCNPPWVPAQPSSPIEYAVYDPDSRMLRGFLGGLAAHLAPGGEGWLIISDLAEHLGLRSRNELHGWIADGDLQVRDRIDTRPRHSRASDRNDPLHAARSAEVTSLWRLGVASQ, encoded by the coding sequence ATGACTTCGATCGTGAAATGGCAGGAAGGCGGCGTGGGCCGCGGCGCACGCTGGCGCTCGGAGGCCGGCCTGGTGCCGCCCGCCGCGGTCGACGTCGTCGACGACCGCATTTCCGCAGACGCCGCCTGGGGTCTGATGGAGGGTGGCACGGCGCTGCTCTGGAATGGCGACTGGGTCAACGTCCGCCACCTGATGCAGGCTCTGACGCGCCGGGCCGACCGCCTTTCTGGCTTGCCGCGCGACAAACCGCCGGCGACCCCGGCTGCGGCCTTTGCCCGTCACCGTGAACGGCAGCGCTGGCGTGCCGTGCTGCTTGCCCGTTTGCTCGTGCCGGTCGATGCGGATTACCGGGTATCGCTGCGCCGGGCGCAGGATGTCCGCCAGGCCTGTATCGAAGCCTGGGGGCCGCCGTCGGGCGATGCGTCAGTCATTGCGCTGCGCGAATTGCTCGCCGTGGTCAGCGCCCACGAATGGCGCAGGAAGGGTATCCCGGTGCCGGCGATCGAGGGCCGCATCCATCCGCATTACGGTGTCTTTTCGCCGGTACGCGGCGAGTATGTTGATCTGGTGGCCGGAGCCTCGTTGCCGGCGGGTTGCGAACTGGCGTTCGATATTGGCACCGGCTCCGCCATTCTGGCGGCCGTGCTGGCGCGGCGTGGCATCAAGCGCGTGGTCGCCACCGATCAGGATCCGCGGGCGCTGGCATGCGCCTCGGAAAATGCCCGAAATCTGGGGTTGACCGCAGCAATCGAGGTGATCGAGGCCGATCTCTTCCCGACGGGCCGGGCGCCGCTGGTAGTGTGCAACCCACCCTGGGTTCCGGCACAACCGAGTTCGCCCATCGAATACGCCGTCTACGATCCCGACTCGCGGATGCTGCGTGGCTTTCTCGGCGGGCTGGCGGCGCATCTGGCGCCGGGCGGCGAGGGCTGGCTGATCATTTCCGATCTGGCCGAGCACCTTGGCCTGCGCTCGCGCAATGAGCTGCACGGCTGGATCGCGGATGGCGACTTACAGGTGCGCGACCGCATCGATACCCGTCCGCGGCATTCCAGGGCCAGTGACCGCAACGATCCGCTGCATGCCGCGCGGTCTGCCGAAGTGACCTCGCTGTGGCGGTTGGGTGTGGCCAGTCAATGA
- the ahpF gene encoding alkyl hydroperoxide reductase subunit F — translation MLDANIKNQLKVYLEKLRTPIELVASLDDSPAAREMHGLLTDIAGLSDKVSLRDNGDSARRPSFAIGRPGEAASIAFAGLPMGHEFTSLILALLQTGGHPPKVDAEVIEQIKALPGNFRFETYISLSCHNCPDVVQALNLMAVLNPGVSHTMIDGALFQAEVERLQIMAVPTVFLNGEEFGAGRMSVEEIIARVDTGAAARDAAKLNAREAFDVLVVGGGPAGAAAAIYAARKGIRTGLLAERFGGQVMDTLAIENFISVKETDGPKMVMGLEEHVKEYDVDIMNLQRANKLVAGDLIELTLENGAVLKSKSVILATGARWREMNVPGEQEYRGKGVAYCPHCDGPLFKGKRVAVIGGGNSGVEAAIDLAGIVGHVTLLEFASKLCADAVLQRKLASLANVEVHTSALTTEVTGNGSKVNGLLYKDRNTDEIRRIDLEGVFVQIGLLPNTDWLKGTVNLTRFGEIAIDAKGQTSVPGVFAAGDCTTVPYKQIVIAMGAGATASLAAFDHLIRTSAPA, via the coding sequence ATGCTCGACGCAAACATCAAGAACCAACTCAAGGTCTACCTCGAAAAGCTGCGGACGCCGATCGAACTCGTTGCCTCGCTCGACGACAGCCCGGCGGCGCGCGAAATGCACGGTCTGCTGACCGACATCGCCGGACTGTCCGACAAGGTGAGCCTGCGCGACAACGGCGACTCCGCGCGGCGGCCCTCGTTCGCCATCGGCCGTCCCGGCGAAGCGGCAAGCATCGCCTTTGCCGGCCTGCCGATGGGCCACGAATTCACCTCGCTGATCCTCGCCCTGTTACAGACAGGAGGCCACCCGCCCAAGGTCGACGCCGAAGTGATCGAACAGATCAAGGCGCTGCCCGGCAATTTCCGCTTCGAGACCTACATTTCGCTTTCCTGCCACAATTGCCCGGATGTCGTGCAGGCGCTCAACCTGATGGCCGTACTCAACCCCGGCGTCAGCCATACGATGATCGACGGTGCGCTGTTCCAGGCCGAAGTCGAGCGACTCCAGATCATGGCGGTGCCAACCGTCTTCCTCAACGGGGAGGAATTCGGCGCCGGGCGGATGAGCGTCGAGGAAATAATCGCCAGGGTCGATACCGGTGCCGCCGCCCGCGATGCCGCCAAGCTCAACGCCAGGGAAGCCTTCGACGTGCTCGTTGTCGGCGGCGGACCGGCCGGTGCCGCGGCAGCGATCTACGCCGCGCGCAAGGGCATCCGCACCGGCCTGCTGGCCGAGCGTTTCGGCGGTCAGGTAATGGATACGCTGGCAATCGAGAACTTCATCTCGGTCAAGGAGACCGACGGCCCCAAAATGGTCATGGGACTGGAAGAACACGTCAAGGAATACGACGTCGACATCATGAACCTGCAGCGCGCCAACAAATTAGTGGCGGGCGACCTGATCGAACTGACACTGGAAAACGGCGCCGTGCTGAAAAGCAAGTCAGTCATTCTGGCTACCGGCGCGCGCTGGCGCGAAATGAACGTACCCGGCGAGCAGGAATATCGCGGCAAGGGCGTCGCCTACTGCCCGCACTGCGACGGCCCGCTGTTCAAGGGTAAGCGCGTCGCGGTCATCGGCGGCGGCAACTCCGGGGTCGAGGCAGCGATCGATCTCGCCGGTATCGTCGGCCATGTCACGCTGCTCGAATTCGCAAGCAAGCTGTGTGCCGACGCGGTCCTTCAGCGCAAGCTGGCCAGCCTGGCCAACGTCGAAGTGCACACCAGTGCGCTGACGACCGAAGTGACCGGCAACGGCAGCAAGGTGAATGGCCTGCTCTACAAGGACCGCAACACCGACGAGATCAGGCGCATCGACCTCGAAGGCGTCTTCGTCCAGATCGGCCTGCTGCCGAATACCGACTGGCTGAAAGGCACGGTCAACCTGACAAGATTTGGTGAAATCGCGATCGATGCCAAGGGCCAGACCTCGGTGCCCGGCGTCTTTGCAGCCGGCGACTGCACGACGGTCCCTTACAAACAGATCGTCATCGCCATGGGCGCCGGGGCTACCGCTTCGCTCGCCGCATTCGATCACCTGATCCGCACGTCGGCGCCTGCCTAA
- the ahpC gene encoding peroxiredoxin → MSLINTEVQPFKTQAFHNGKFVEVTEASLKGKWSVLIFMPAAFTFNCPTEIEDAADNYAEFQKAGAEVYIVTTDTHFSHKVWHETSPAVGKAQFPLVGDPTHALTNAFGVHIPEAGLALRGTFVIDPNGIIKTMEVHDNAIARDVKETLRKLKAAQYVAAHPNEVCPAKWQEGAKTLAPSIDLVGKI, encoded by the coding sequence ATGTCGCTGATCAATACTGAAGTCCAGCCGTTCAAAACCCAAGCCTTCCACAATGGCAAGTTCGTCGAAGTCACTGAAGCCAGCCTTAAGGGCAAGTGGTCGGTCCTCATCTTCATGCCCGCGGCCTTTACCTTTAACTGCCCGACCGAAATCGAGGACGCCGCCGACAACTACGCCGAGTTCCAGAAGGCCGGCGCCGAGGTGTACATCGTCACCACTGACACTCACTTCTCCCACAAGGTCTGGCACGAAACCTCGCCGGCCGTCGGCAAGGCCCAATTCCCGCTGGTCGGCGACCCGACCCACGCGCTGACCAACGCCTTCGGCGTGCACATTCCGGAAGCAGGTCTGGCGCTGCGCGGCACATTCGTCATCGACCCCAATGGCATCATCAAGACCATGGAAGTCCATGACAACGCCATCGCTCGCGACGTCAAGGAAACTCTGCGCAAGCTGAAGGCTGCCCAGTACGTGGCCGCGCACCCGAACGAAGTCTGCCCCGCCAAGTGGCAGGAAGGCGCCAAGACCCTGGCACCGTCCATCGACCTGGTCGGCAAGATCTAA
- a CDS encoding peptidylprolyl isomerase — translation MTNAAPNTAPAIARINGVALHAAGELPGAKALRQRACSELLRQAAQTTGLLDESDQPAPDGVVSEAAASAIEALLERTVKVPDPSDDECRRHYAAHVSAYRIGEQVRLRHILFAVTPGVNVVALRKRAEAALLDVRCHDDHELDHFGEAARALSNCPSGAEGGDLGWLTAVDCAPELAREVFNHVEVGVLPRLVHSRFGLHVIEVLERKPGVTQPFEVVRAAVTLSLRQQTYVTALRQYLNVLAGQAALEGVDLDTVVAPAICG, via the coding sequence GTGACCAACGCTGCGCCCAACACGGCGCCCGCCATCGCTCGCATCAACGGCGTCGCGCTGCACGCGGCCGGTGAATTGCCGGGCGCCAAAGCGCTGCGCCAGCGCGCTTGCAGCGAGTTGTTAAGACAGGCGGCGCAGACCACAGGCCTGCTGGATGAAAGTGATCAGCCAGCGCCCGACGGCGTGGTCAGCGAAGCGGCGGCGAGCGCCATTGAAGCACTGCTCGAACGCACCGTGAAGGTCCCGGATCCATCCGACGACGAGTGTCGGCGCCACTATGCGGCGCACGTCAGCGCTTACCGGATCGGCGAACAAGTCCGGCTTCGGCACATTCTCTTTGCGGTGACGCCGGGCGTAAATGTGGTCGCCTTAAGGAAGCGCGCAGAAGCTGCGCTGCTTGATGTCCGCTGCCACGACGATCACGAACTCGACCACTTTGGCGAAGCGGCGCGGGCCTTGTCGAACTGTCCCAGTGGTGCTGAGGGCGGCGATCTCGGATGGCTGACTGCGGTCGATTGTGCTCCCGAGCTCGCACGGGAGGTATTCAACCATGTCGAAGTGGGCGTCCTGCCGCGGCTGGTGCACAGCCGTTTTGGCCTGCACGTGATCGAAGTGCTGGAACGCAAGCCCGGCGTGACGCAGCCCTTCGAAGTGGTACGCGCCGCGGTAACGCTGTCACTGCGTCAGCAGACCTACGTGACCGCGCTCCGCCAGTACCTGAACGTGCTGGCCGGACAAGCCGCACTCGAAGGCGTCGACCTGGACACGGTGGTGGCACCTGCAATTTGTGGCTGA
- the narI gene encoding respiratory nitrate reductase subunit gamma, translating to MNAFQAYLHNFFFNIYPYVCLAVFFMGSLARFDRDQYTWKSDSSQLLRSGTLRWGSNLFHVGILFLLMGHTVGLLTPHWLYESFITPERKQAVAVVAGGIAGVVCFVGLTLLLHRRLSDPRIRLTSHRTDLAILIILWVQLTIGLITLPYSFGHEDASVMLALSDWAQRIVTFRPDAAGLVALAWPYQIHLVLGMTIFLLLPFSRLVHVWSGFASIAYVFRPYQLIRARRLNLPVGHNTPPAGN from the coding sequence ATGAATGCCTTTCAAGCCTACCTCCACAACTTTTTCTTCAACATTTACCCGTACGTGTGTTTGGCAGTCTTCTTCATGGGTAGCTTGGCACGTTTCGACCGTGACCAGTACACCTGGAAGAGTGATTCATCGCAACTGCTACGCTCCGGAACGCTCCGCTGGGGCAGCAACCTGTTCCACGTCGGCATCCTGTTCCTCTTGATGGGTCATACGGTCGGCCTGCTTACGCCACACTGGCTTTACGAGTCCTTCATTACGCCGGAGCGCAAGCAGGCGGTGGCGGTGGTGGCCGGTGGTATTGCCGGCGTGGTGTGCTTTGTCGGGCTGACGCTGCTGCTGCACCGGCGCCTGTCCGACCCACGCATTCGTCTCACCAGCCACCGCACCGACCTGGCGATCCTGATCATCCTGTGGGTACAACTGACCATCGGATTGATCACGCTACCCTACTCTTTCGGCCATGAGGACGCCAGCGTGATGCTCGCACTGTCGGACTGGGCACAGCGCATCGTCACCTTCCGGCCCGACGCCGCCGGGCTGGTCGCGCTGGCCTGGCCGTACCAGATCCATCTGGTGCTGGGAATGACAATTTTCCTGCTGCTGCCATTCAGCCGGTTGGTGCACGTGTGGAGCGGCTTTGCGTCGATTGCTTACGTGTTCCGCCCCTACCAATTGATACGCGCCCGTCGGCTCAACCTGCCGGTTGGCCACAACACGCCGCCGGCCGGCAACTGA
- the narJ gene encoding nitrate reductase molybdenum cofactor assembly chaperone translates to MAITLRVLARLLSYPDAKLRQHLDELRDALQREQALDAARLAELDALIASIQRQTDIDAEADYVQLFDSGRSTALHLFEHVHGDSRERGPAMIDLAQTFEKAGLYLTEGAMPDYLPVVLEYASTQPPREARAFLNEIVDILNVIFNGLDKRSSRYASALGALLELAGGKVRPVNIPDDEPLDDSWVEPAAFDGCVAHGQQRPNLAQPIHVVRSNATQGVLP, encoded by the coding sequence ATGGCGATCACGCTACGTGTTCTCGCCCGGCTGCTGAGCTACCCCGATGCCAAACTGCGCCAGCACCTTGACGAGTTGCGCGATGCTCTGCAACGCGAACAGGCGCTCGACGCGGCGCGACTGGCTGAACTCGATGCGCTGATCGCGAGCATCCAGCGCCAGACCGACATCGACGCTGAAGCCGATTATGTGCAACTCTTCGATAGCGGGCGAAGCACCGCGCTGCACCTCTTCGAACATGTGCACGGGGATTCGCGCGAGCGTGGCCCGGCGATGATCGACCTGGCGCAGACCTTTGAGAAGGCCGGCTTGTACCTTACCGAAGGCGCGATGCCCGATTACCTGCCGGTGGTGCTGGAATACGCCTCGACGCAACCACCACGCGAGGCACGCGCTTTCCTCAACGAGATCGTGGACATCCTGAATGTCATCTTCAACGGACTCGACAAGCGCAGCAGCCGCTACGCCAGCGCGTTGGGGGCCTTGCTCGAACTGGCCGGCGGCAAGGTGCGGCCAGTAAACATTCCCGATGACGAGCCACTCGACGACAGTTGGGTCGAGCCGGCTGCTTTCGATGGCTGTGTCGCACACGGACAGCAACGTCCCAACCTCGCGCAGCCGATCCACGTCGTCCGCTCCAACGCCACTCAAGGAGTGCTTCCATGA
- the narH gene encoding nitrate reductase subunit beta encodes MKVRAQIGMVLNLDKCIGCHTCSVTCKNVWTSRPGVEYAWFNNVETKPGIGYPKEWENQDKWNGGWVRKADGSIEPRQGGKWKLLMKIFANPNLPEIDDYYEPFTFDYDHLQSAPEMKASPTARPRSLITGMQMDKIVWGPNWEEILGGEFSKRSADKNFDGFEATQKAMVGEFENTFMMYLPRLCEHCLNPTCVASCPSGSIYKREEDGIVLIDQDKCRGWRMCVSGCPYKKIYYNWKSGKAEKCIFCYPRIESGQPTVCSETCVGRIRYLGVLLYDADRIQEASSVEHDRNLYPSQLQIFLDPNDPQVIAQARIDGIPDAWMEAARKSPVYKMAVDWKVALPLHPEYRTLPMVWYVPPLSPITAAANAGHLGSNGEIPDVNSLRIPVKYLANLLTAGDTAPVVRALERMLAMRTYQRAKHVEGRINLDVLKQVQMTQAEVEEMYRVMAIANYEDRFVIPTTHREYAENTFNVRGGCGFSFGNGCSEGMGETSLFGSEKKRTIPIKAEV; translated from the coding sequence ATGAAAGTCCGTGCACAGATCGGTATGGTGCTCAACCTTGACAAGTGCATTGGTTGTCACACTTGCTCGGTGACCTGCAAGAACGTCTGGACCAGCCGGCCGGGAGTGGAGTACGCCTGGTTCAACAACGTCGAGACCAAGCCCGGCATCGGCTACCCCAAGGAATGGGAGAACCAGGATAAATGGAACGGCGGCTGGGTGCGCAAGGCGGATGGCTCGATCGAGCCGCGGCAGGGCGGTAAGTGGAAGCTGCTGATGAAGATCTTCGCCAACCCCAACCTGCCGGAGATCGACGACTACTACGAGCCTTTCACTTTCGACTACGACCACCTGCAAAGCGCACCGGAGATGAAGGCCAGTCCGACGGCGCGGCCGCGTAGTCTGATCACCGGCATGCAAATGGACAAGATTGTCTGGGGTCCGAACTGGGAAGAGATCTTGGGCGGCGAGTTCAGCAAGCGCAGCGCCGACAAGAACTTCGACGGCTTCGAGGCAACGCAGAAGGCGATGGTTGGCGAGTTCGAGAACACTTTCATGATGTACCTGCCGCGGCTTTGCGAGCACTGCCTGAACCCGACCTGTGTCGCGAGTTGCCCGTCGGGCTCAATCTACAAACGCGAGGAAGACGGCATTGTTCTGATCGACCAGGACAAGTGCCGCGGCTGGCGCATGTGCGTCAGCGGCTGTCCGTACAAAAAGATCTACTACAACTGGAAGAGCGGCAAGGCTGAAAAGTGCATCTTCTGCTACCCAAGAATCGAGTCCGGGCAACCGACGGTCTGTTCGGAAACCTGCGTCGGCAGAATCCGTTACCTTGGCGTGTTGCTATATGACGCAGACCGTATTCAGGAAGCCTCCAGCGTCGAACATGATCGCAACCTGTACCCGTCGCAACTGCAAATCTTCCTCGACCCGAACGATCCCCAAGTGATCGCCCAGGCGCGCATCGACGGCATCCCCGATGCCTGGATGGAGGCCGCGCGCAAGAGTCCAGTGTACAAAATGGCGGTTGACTGGAAGGTGGCCTTGCCCCTGCATCCCGAGTACCGAACCCTGCCGATGGTCTGGTACGTGCCGCCGCTATCGCCGATCACCGCTGCGGCCAATGCCGGCCATTTGGGGAGCAACGGGGAGATCCCGGATGTTAACTCGCTACGCATCCCCGTCAAGTATCTGGCCAACCTGCTGACCGCCGGCGACACGGCGCCGGTGGTGCGCGCGCTCGAGCGCATGCTTGCCATGCGCACCTATCAACGTGCGAAGCATGTCGAAGGCCGCATCAACTTGGACGTGCTCAAGCAGGTACAGATGACCCAGGCAGAAGTCGAAGAGATGTATCGCGTGATGGCCATCGCCAACTACGAGGACCGCTTTGTGATCCCGACCACCCATCGCGAGTACGCCGAGAACACCTTTAACGTGCGCGGTGGCTGTGGCTTCTCGTTCGGCAACGGCTGCTCCGAAGGGATGGGCGAGACGAGCCTGTTCGGCAGCGAGAAGAAGCGCACGATTCCTATCAAAGCGGAGGTCTGA